The Myxocyprinus asiaticus isolate MX2 ecotype Aquarium Trade chromosome 19, UBuf_Myxa_2, whole genome shotgun sequence nucleotide sequence TTTACCTGtgagacatttatttatattcattcatattcatattcattatTGATAAAACATCAGTTTAACCCTCCCattgcgttcgggtcatttttgacccgttaGAGGTAAATCTGAATTTTTCTTAAATCGTTTTTCGtacgggaaccaaactttgtgactttgtcaagactaccaaaatgaacataattaattatttaagagAGAGaaccatttttataaaattgATGCATCTTTTGCATTcccgggtcaattttgacccgggcatcaattttgactttacacatgatattatgcagATATTTTCGCACATTTATGAATtcgatttttcttaaaaatacttacatttaCCCTCTTTcccaaactctcacacacactttttttttgtttcaaaatgggactgcatcttgttGCACACTCATACAGTCTCACGGGCACTGAACTGACaaaacagatgtaacaaacataacaaataaattatCTAAAAGGAAAAACTGCCTAAAGGGAGGTGTGGCAAGAGCAAAAGTTCAAGCACACATAGTCTGAATGAGAGTTGaagtccacattttactctgaaCCAGCTTGCAGCATAATCACACATTAACATTCAGCAGTTCATGCAATAAACAGAATAACTTTAGTATAAAAACATTGTATACAAGTACAGATGTTGTGTAGTTGTGTTTTATAGTTGTTTTGATGTTGTTTGGTTGTTTTTCAGCAGTAATGAGTATTTAATTAATATGGAAGTTAACAGGAGAATTACTAGAAATTctccatttaaatatttatataaatttaatgcaatgttatattcaaatgaaatttcATATAAACCTGGATAAAAAATATATCTTCACATATATCGCACTGGTttagctgtagttaatgtatattttgaaatgttaaagaatacaaaaaaaaaaaaaatacaaaaaaataaactgaCATCATGCATAATAACATGtatatttttcagttaacatgCCGAAAATATatctacattttttatatatatatatatatatatatatatatacatgtatgaaCAGCTAAGAAGTTAAAAATGAGTTACAATATGGTTTTTGGTGAAAACAATTGGATTATGAATGTTTTATGAGCTTAAAACTCCGCtgggtcaaaactgacccgctaatgcaaaaggtgtatgcagattctggacgcaataggagggttaattatCTTCTTGGCTTCCCAAACTAGTCTAAAATCTACTAAGTGCACTCGAACTGGGACAAACTGCAACGTCATAAACCACAGACCTCTTTGTCTTTGTGTTAGCATGTAAGCGTAGAATCTAGCTAAAATCATTAGCATAgagttctttattattactaaatTTTTTCATTATTCGACCActgaaaaagctgaaaacaccTCTTCTGTAGTGCAAGAGACTGTGTGCAATATTAGCCAAAAAAGCATGCATGAATGCACACTTCTGGGCATCTTTGGCATACTATTTTCAACGTACTATGATTTGGGATGCACATATTCTAATCTAGCATAGTATATAGCGAAAGGGGACACAGCATGTGTAATTAGCCACATTAAGCAGGCTGAATGatactttaaattgatttttacCCGTCCGTCCAGTGTCAGCAGTATAGAGTCGCTCTTGATATCTCTGTGGATGACTCCCTGAGCATGTAGATAACACAGTGCCTGCAGAACAGCTTCACACACTGTTGCAATCTGTTCCTCTGTTAGcctaaacacaaaaacacaatacaCTAGATAACGAGGACTGTGTCTCATTCCACTTCCTGGTTTCCTGTGACAAGAATCAATATGATGTAAACACAAATTCAGGAATTAGAGAGGTCCAGAATTAAAGATGGTGCACACATGAGAGGATATGCCTTTTTGACATCAATCAGTTATGTTGTCAATGTGTCACTTTTGAATCTGCACACAAACGTGGACTAGAAGCAAGCTTtgacagaggggaagattatcagtgaataatgactttcctcacacaaagctaccatATGACTTCAGATGTCATTTGGACTAGTTTTATCACACTTTCTTgggttttttttgtccttttggagccTGACAGATTTGGTCACTATAAACTATTGCTGGTTAGGAAAAGATGCATAAAGACAAATTTCTCCTTATTTGTGCTACAGTTAAATAACAGCATACgagttcggaacaacatgagggtaagtactgTAAAttagagaatattcatttttgtgtggactatccctttaatttgttttGGCTGAATTACAGTATTTGCAGAAGTTTAATGTTAGGGTTTAAGGTTTAGAATGTTAAAGAATACAAAATCTGTAATAATAATCTCCACAGTGATCTGAAAGTGTCCAGAGAGACTATTTTCGACTATATTCAACTATTACCCTACagcgggggtctgggtagctcagcgagtaccgacgctgactatcacacctggagtcgcgagttcgaatccagggtgtgctgagcgactccatccaggtctcctaagcaaccaaattggcccggttgctagggagggtagagtcacatggagtaacctcctcgtggttgctataatgtggttctcgctctcggtggggcacgtggtgagttgtgcatggatgccacggagaatagcgtgaagcctccacacgcgctacatcttcgtggtaacacactcaacaagccacgtgataagatgcgtggattgacggtctcagacgcggaggcaacagattcgttctctgccacccggattgaggcgagtcactacgccaccacgagaacttagagcgcattgggaattgggcattccaaattggggagaaaaaaaaatataaaataaaaaactattaccCTACAGCAGAATTATCACAAATGATAAAAAATTTTATTgcatgagagagaaaaaatttaaatgtaaaatgtcataACTGCACTGTTGTAGCAGAAGAACTTCACAGAATAATCTTTTAAATGGTTAACTTTAAGAAGTGGATTGCACATCTGTACTGTTAGCCTAAATTTGCTTTCAGAGTTGCTAGACTGTATCAAACCATGCATAGCATTTACAATTTGTCTTATGAAAGACATGGGCGAATAAATACAAGTAGAAAACTGGACTAGACATGCTCAAGTGAAAAGAGTTTCTGtgatattctgctctctagatacGAATCGAGTCtcttcttcaatgtaagtctatggggtttttcaCCAATTTTATCGTCCAATTAAGTCCAATTGCTTGGAAAAGTAACAGTGTACCTCTCCTCAACATGTCACGTTATTTGAGGAATCATTCGTATCTGTTAAATTTTAAAACCTTGGAAAACTTCCTCAAAATCtaaggggtgaattcactaaacgtGGTATTTCAGCGCCGCAATCTAGTTTAACCAAGACGACCAGGACTGAAATCgtgctgcatcttgagtatttaaattagttAATTGTCTTTCATTTCCGTGCAATCACACCTCCTTTCTAATTAAATTAGGGTTATTATACTGCAGATTGCACCTCATTTGCAAAAAATGCCTGCTACCGGCAGATGAAAACAggcggtaaaatgaattttatttaaaagaaatgtttgtgtacattttcgtATCGATTGTGTCagaagtaattcatcaaataatgatcaaatgatggagaagagcgacATAACTAGCATATATCCAGATGGGCGGTGTAGTCGAACGCCCTTtcgcatgttaaagagatgatctcAATAAAGAaatgtctggatcacagtagtgctgTGATGCAGTTCAGTCCTGCCAAAGTGTGATAGATCAAGGTGGTCGGCTGCATCCTTCGCTATATAGTGCTCAGAATCCTCCTACAAGATTGAAGCCTAGTGTTATCATCACTAGTGTTATCGTAattttaagatgcgttttgggcaaTCCGTTTGAAACGGGTTGACACTAAAGACAGATGTAACCGGCTCCTAAATGTTTTGAGATCAGTCCACTTCAAACACATTCAGACATTTGGCTCGTTGTGCCACAGCAGCGGAGTGACACCTAATAAAACACCAGTTTACAATTTGCCGGTTACGTGaggatttaaagggaaataaccaCATgatcagaatatttttttaaagtgaatgcATGTACATATACAAGAACTTTACGAAATGATTCAGTGTTTGATATCAACTTGAGGGACACGGATATGAGAACCAAACACATTAGAAGCTCAGTTGCAGGTACACCTATAAAATGACTCAGAATTCTGCTTTAAACATCAGGTTAATAATTGCtaataattaagagaaactgtgcacTGTTTTTTAGCACTTcctcttcttttactttttttgcactttattatcattcagtaattaACAGACGCAATGATTGATGTATGActctcccctcgaaatccaaacacaagtggtcaaaagaaatGACCAGGTGTAACGATAATGTATctcacttgaaaaaaaaaattccggaTCAACCAAAACACATCCCCCTTAAACTATACTACAGGTCCAAAGTATAGTATGGGGGGGGTGCTATGTcatgaaaaaagtttacgcttaaaatgttaaatcaCTTCTGCGtttatgtttcttaaaataacaaaataaagcctcaaaacattcgcgttgaaaattagcgccccccagaggtaatggagtagaaatatttatataacaaTAAAAGTCCTTcgcatagcacttaaatagacaagtcatatatcagatgaaagctctcattctcaggaatgtgactgtatagtttattttgttgtgctattaccacagtttgaaagattttcaaaataatcacactgTGAAagatgatttctgtaagtcatcaaatacaaatgtctcttttatgctccaataactgctgctgtcagccccaaatagccaaaaactttatatctactTTTACCTTAGGGAATTCTCTTAAacatgagccattgtttacttgtctgtgagcttgcttgtgtgaataatccaatgttatatcttagatgtccaaaacaaaatatgcctcccagaaggaaaagcatgcaaaacaaatcatcagaaaatatgttttcaactactgatgataaaatgttgtATATCTTCGCAAAGGGGAtgatcagctttctaatgacacctaaattgggcttctagtccactcagaggccgagatattcaatgaaacaatgagggtggtgcttgaactgaaaattagactgaatgtctatggacgagcacatctgtgagggctaaaatgcgttagagcgccacctacatttcagatctgtatattgtgatggaatgtgatagagaaaaaaaatattttttctagtactttctgccatctagtggaataaaatgagacttttcaaagtgagaaaaatgaacagaaccagaataacatgtttacaaagttaggacacacaaaaaatttttttttctgtttatcataagattataaacacatacaatattatttatgagttTTTTTCTGTGTGggcagttctctgaaaaatgagaccaattctttgcaattagtccacagtaagtgtgaatggtgagcttttaaatttgaatgtgaaaaattgCACCAGAGTTTTTCTAGGTGTACACTCGGTCAGGGATGAATGGTTGTGTAGTTGATGCACCCAGTCTGCGATCAGTCCTGGAGTGTGTGTGCACCAGCATGACCAAAAACAAGATTGTGAGTCGCAGAGCGCCGACTGCAAGTTGTGTAGTGAACACACTTGGCTTAACTGGTGCTTTTACCGGCCGCAATTCATTCTTATTGAATTCCCCTCTAAGTGTTGTTTTACCTGGCTTCTGAAACGATGTTGGTTAGAGCGCCGCCCTGCAGGTATTCCATGATGACCCAGAGCTCTTCACCCACCAGCGCGCTCTTATACATCTCTACCACATTCTTATGTCTGTAGTCTCGCATGATAACCACCTGTGTgaaatgaaattcacaaaataatttattataattgtgCACCGAACGTTCTGTCAAATATAGGTCACATTACAGACATTAAATGCACTTTGAAtttgtttcatgttgtctttaaaggtgaagtggtgCAAACATTACACACTTTAAAATGACCACAAACAATCCAGAGTTCTATTCATACTTCATTAAAGAGCAGTTCCCGTCTTTGCTGCTTCTTCAGGTCCATCATCTTCACGGCAACCTGCCGTCCGCTGTGTTTCTCTCGGGCGATGCAAACCACACCCGTCGAGCCTTCTCCAATCTTCACGAAGTTCTCCAAATAACTGCGAGGGTCACCTTTGTCCACAACCATCTGCAGGGCTGCTTTGAACTGTGAGTGGGTCACTTTGGGCGACTCTAGGATGGTGGCAGGTGTTTGGGGCGGCCTGAGACAGGGCGAAGACGCTCCAGTCAGACTTGTGGCAGGCGAACCCGTTGGTGTGGGTCTGGGTTGGGATGGACTGTCCTGTGTTAGTGGTACTGAAGCTGGAATTCCTGAGGTTTTGACTGGAGAAACATTTAGGTTTTCATTGGAGGAACAATGTGGGGTTTGTTGGGCAATGGGTCCCAGTCCTGGTTTTGGACTACTAGTGCCGTTGGGTTTGGAAATGGCTGGGTAGCTAGGCGAATTTACCTGTATTGTAACAAGGAAGAAAAATTACAACTGCTTATTTCTTCAAACTTTGGCTTCAGAAGTAAGAACTTACATTAAAACTTTGGatttaagggggcctgggtagctcagcgagtactgacgctgactaccacccctggagtcgcgagttcaaatccagggcgtgctgagtgactccaaccaggtttcctaagcaaccaaattggcccggttgctagggagggtagagtcacatggggtaacctcctcgtggtcgcgattaggggttctcgctctcaatggggcgcgtggtgagttgtgcatggatcatggagagtagcatgagcctccacatgctgtgagtctccgcggtgtcatgcacaacgagtcacatgataagatgcgcggattgacggtctcagaagtggaggcaactgagacttgtcctccgccacccggattgaggtgagtaaccgcgccaccacgaggacctactaagtagtgggaattgggcattccaaattaggagaaaagaggagataaataaaaaaaaaaacattggattTAGAAAAGGACCACAAGTTCGGGTTCAACAGGTTCACacgttaagctctatcaacaacATTTCAACACGTCTTTTAGTTTGTAACAATGACAGTATATGGGGCAAGTGTACAGGAAGGTTTGAAAACAGAACTGTAAAGCTTGTATTTCTGTTAAAGTGCTTGTATGAATTCTtttgtacaaaaatgtaaattattggaGCTATAAATATATCTAAATCATTCTAgtggtgggactacttttctaggcagATGAACTTCTGGTGATGTGTTACTGATATGTAATTCCTGTTGTAAATCCTGTCTGGTTAAtagataatattattttttaattttaatgtaacTTGTTTCACACGTTTTTGATCACAAACATGCGCAAAcagacgagttaggggctgttcacactgaacgtgtttttgtgtggtTCTCTGCTGTTTTTcagtagtttttctatgtaaatgcgcACTTTGCATGGCAAAGACATCTTTGCGTTGCGCTGTATCTCGCTATTGTCTCGCCTAGGACCACCATTATTACTAGACAACGTgtcaagttaaaggtgctgtaagtgattttagccgttctacttccacaagactgagctgttcaattagccacgccccctctttccaaaaccctgcactccaaagataacaaatgagcTTAATTGAGACTGACATTGTGCAGAAATGGATGTTAAAAACAGCAGcggcaaaatagcgccctcaactgacaactgttatgaacaacatggcataaaaatggcattaagcctcaataattcgctgcaactacaaaacTATGAGAACaggcaaaatgattgacaggtcaaaagcgtcattttccgcggacacatttttgtttgttgtttacagagtctagagctgtcacagagactggtgagatatctcatgacacttatttcagtaatatctttcagggagtataAACATTTTTGTGTACCTTTCCATGAAcaaatcgcttacagcatctttaaaaagagcgtaaattttaataatgaattttaagacacctgtgttctgttcatTCATTGAACAGTGTCTAGgtttttttcagtgttgaaaaCAATACAAACCTATAAATCTTAATGGAATATGGCCCAAAACACACTACTATCGTCATAGTATTTGTAGTGGAaaccataaaaatgtatgtgtatatatatatatgtatgtatttattttcagcACGGAATACATTAGAAACAAACAACATCTTGATTTTGTTGGCTTGACGTAGTTATTAAgaaatactgttattttacaaacattttttctAACTATCGACAAtacagcgcaacagtgcccgcccactttttcagtcgtctgggttccggaagtatttttcccattaatttcttccatagacttttcataaaatccttaataaaagagttATGAGCCATGAAccgaaccaaccagctctgaggagaATCAcgacatcacaaactttgttttgaggctaaaaagtatttgaaaatcggacataaagaccaagatacaagactgtgtatttaccgttttttttttttttggggtggggggtggggggtggggggtaggattttccccctttttctcccaatttggaatgcccaattcccaatgcgctctaagtcctcgtggttgcatagtgattcgcttcagtctgggtggcggaggacgaatcccagttgcctccgcgtctgagacagtcaacccgcgcatcttatcacgtggcttgttgagcgcgttgccacggagacatagtgcgtgtggaggcttcacgccatccaccgcggcaaccacgctcaattcaccactcgcgccccaccgagaacaaaacacattatagcgaccacgaggaggttaccccatgtgactctaccctccctagcaaccgggccaatttggtcgcttaggagacctggctggagtcactcagcacgaactagcgaactccaggggtggtagccagtgtattttaccactgagctacccaggccccgtgtatttaccgtctttcatgagggcacggactacaatcccatgaagcattgcgaatgatgtcattgaataaataaacgatgggaatatataaaactattgattttaggttgttgattataagtatagaaacaatatattttaaaatattctgatatgtacaaatatataagtagtttaagggtgaagggagaccaactcgattatgtaattcacagtgcgtcatgggagtgcgTGGTCCCAtgtcatgctcccttcagagtaccCAAATCAAGAGCTATGTCCttcgtagtgagtagggcatagggatgatcactttcattTGGAATTCACCCTCTATCTATCTGGCCATctagctggctgtttgtcttactgtaatgccTGTATAACCATCAatcttcaaacttttaaaactagtttaaactttcagacaaggctttgtcagaGACTGATGTCTCTTTGAAACAAAAATGGGggttttcccaatcagtgggagtTTTTCATCCGTCTAATCAAACTAGTGAACCTCAATGTGAACTCAGACGTCGTTGTTGTTGAGGGGAGAAAGGTCAGTTTGTCTTTGCAAACATTACCTATCTAGTTGTTTTTATTAAAgtacaatatatagtaatatgATAGTACACCTTGAAGTTGTACGTGGAGTGTGGCCGTCTTGGCGTTTCCACCGAGCTGACTCTGGGCTTGTTGTTTGTTCCATCAGTTACGCTATAGGTACCGTAGAGACAGGAAATGGGTCTTTGGTTGTGTTTACCATCTGGTTGAGAAATCTTGGACCCCTCGTGAATAGTTCTAGGCAAGAGTAAAATGTCCCGGGGCATGAGGATTGGCTGCTCCATGAATATTGACGCCTCGTGAATTGATTTCGCTCTTGGTTGTGCATCGTTCGTGTCGAAGGTGTAACTCTTCTTAGAACCAGGTCGTGGACTTCCACTTTCACTGTGGACCTGACGGGATCTTGAATGCCAGTCTGAGACCGTCTGTCCATTTTTCTGATTTGCGTCATTCAGTCCCTGATATTCGTAAGTCTCTCCTTCAGCTAATTCACCCAAAAGTCCTAGCGACTGCGCTCGTTTCCGTAACAATGTGCTGGTCCTTCTTAATGAGTTTGAGCTCGTTACAGAGAGTTGACTCATCTGAGCGATCGCAGCAGAGATGTAGTCCTCATGTCCGATGAAACTGCCACGCACAATGTTCTAGAAGAGAGGATTACAACAACAGTTCagaccttaaagtcaacatgaaatcaaaattgactctaTTGACTCTCTTAATACAAGTTCTTGATCTTATTGGGAACAATTCATTAGTGCACATTTTTCTAAATAGAACAAGTGTTTgccttcataatctttcatcaaaatgtaaaaacttgctccgcctctaaaacaactttccttttcagatGACGTCACCAAGCCCTCTCAGGCCCAAATCACACTTTACACAATTACACGAATACAGACATTTCTAGCTGTACAAAGTCAATGTCGAAATGCAAAATCAAAGGCCACTATTGTGACATAATTGTAAACTGTCTTCTTCTATGGTCAGTTTTTTCGTTTATATTAATGTTTCTATTTTAATTTGAAGGTAACTCCATTGCCCTCTTGCGCACTGACGTTTGATccagtaaaacaaatattaagTCTGTACTTTTGGACTGCACGCTTTCAATGCATTAGCTACTCATTCACGTCTGCGTTTGCATACTTGAGTACCACTTCTGatgatccaatcaatttctgATGCATAAAATCAACTAAATATGCTGTatattttccagtttcatttagTAATACAGTATGTCATATTACGGAACAAAAATGGGTTGTGAtcagtgtttcatgttgacttttaatgACTTCTAAATGGGTGtgatcttttaatttattttatcccTTCATAGATTGTTACATTGACAGTCATTTCAGGGTATTCTTTTCAAGGATCCACATTGCAAACATGGATTAGTGACATGCAATTTGCAATATGCAATATGCAAACAGGCACAATTTCATAATGTAGGTGATGCATGACAGGTTTATTTACATTAGTGTTAAGAATGCGTCTTGTTTCACATTCCAGCTGCTCGGATGACTGGGAAAATTTAGCCACAGGAAACAAAGTGCCTTTCAGAAAGGAAGTTGGATTCTGACTTTGATTCTTTAAAGCTCAATTACTAAAATTCCAGTTAATGTATACGATCATTCATATATGTATCTTCATATATGAGTGACTTTTAAGTTAGGAGAACTTCTCTGTACCCTAGGATGACTTATGTTTAACCCTCCTAtcgtattcggtcatttttgaccaaaataattTTCCTCGTTTAATAAAAACGGTTTCTTTTAtttgagcagtacaagacttggtgacttttcctccagttgccatctgaacataaaataataataataataataaattgtgcttgATTCAATAAGTCTAAGTAGTCGTAAAacttgaccgaccattgaaaacgaatgggaaagaccaaaaaaacagacagaaattacagggtgagactctaaaacatcctcagtgcaaaacatatacacccccccccccacacacacacacacatagacacacacagacacacacacacacacacagacacacacacacacacagccacacacgcagacacagacacacacacacacacgcagacacagacacacacacacgcagacacacatgcagacacacacacagacacacgcagacacacagacacacacacagacacacacacagacacacaaacacacacacagacagacacacatgcaaacacacacgcagacacacacgcacacgcagacacacacgcagacacagacacacatacacgcagacacacacgcagacacataCGCAGACACATacgcagacacacagacacatacacgcagacacagacacagacacacgcagacacacagacacacagacacacacacagacacacaaggacacacagacacagagacacacagacacagagacacacacacacacacacaaacacacagacacacacacacacacacactcacacacacacacacacacacagacacacacacacacacacacacacacacacacacactcactcacacacactcactcacacacacacacacacacacacacacacacacacactcactcacacacacacacacacacacacacacacacacacacacacacacacacacacacacacacacacacactcactcacacacacacacacacacacacacacacacacacacactcactcactacacacacacacacacacacacacacacacacacacacacacacacacacacgcacacacacaatgaactGAACAGAACCAGGGCATCAGTAAGTAGAGCTCTACAGACATCTTTTGGTCaatttccagctgatgacagcaatctgacacacacacaaacacagagacatacacaaactaaataaatttttactatagatagtatgaaattataaaatgtttactctggttcttctgttttatactctaattgaattttctgaattttgcagttcatttctgtttcttgatgttcattttcttaacATTAATCTAGTTTCCATCCAAAATGCGTAAAAAATCTTTTTagtgaaatttg carries:
- the LOC127409639 gene encoding serine/threonine-protein kinase PAK 6-like, with amino-acid sequence MFQRKKRKRRPEISGPKNFEHRVHTSFDPVQGCFVGLPPQWQSLIETLKRPKPVVDPSNITHVHLKPKKNIVRGSFIGHEDYISAAIAQMSQLSVTSSNSLRRTSTLLRKRAQSLGLLGELAEGETYEYQGLNDANQKNGQTVSDWHSRSRQVHSESGSPRPGSKKSYTFDTNDAQPRAKSIHEASIFMEQPILMPRDILLLPRTIHEGSKISQPDGKHNQRPISCLYGTYSVTDGTNNKPRVSSVETPRRPHSTYNFKVNSPSYPAISKPNGTSSPKPGLGPIAQQTPHCSSNENLNVSPVKTSGIPASVPLTQDSPSQPRPTPTGSPATSLTGASSPCLRPPQTPATILESPKVTHSQFKAALQMVVDKGDPRSYLENFVKIGEGSTGVVCIAREKHSGRQVAVKMMDLKKQQRRELLFNEVVIMRDYRHKNVVEMYKSALVGEELWVIMEYLQGGALTNIVSEARLTEEQIATVCEAVLQALCYLHAQGVIHRDIKSDSILLTLDGRVKLSDFGFCAQISKDIPKRKSLVGTPYWMAPEVVSKRPYGTEVDIWSLGIMVVEMVDGEPPYFSETPIAAMKRLRDEPAPTARNVNKISPVLRDFLDSMLTRDPLMRASACDLLQHPFLLQSASPRCLVPLVEQYRKRMSRC